In one Solanum lycopersicum chromosome 11, SLM_r2.1 genomic region, the following are encoded:
- the LOC101251734 gene encoding peptidyl-prolyl cis-trans isomerase CYP19-2, whose protein sequence is MAKNPKVFFDILIGNAKAGRVVMELFKDKTPKTAENFRALCTGEKGIGQLGKPLHYKGSGFHRIIPQFMCQGGDFTRGNGTGGESIYGTKFADENFSVMHTIPGLLSMANSGRNTNGSQFFITTVATPWLDGKHVVFGKVVDGYNVVEAMEKVGSDSGKTSCPVLIDDCGEITEN, encoded by the coding sequence ATGGCGAAGAATCCGAAGGTTTTCTTTGATATATTGATTGGCAATGCCAAAGCTGGGAGAGTTGTAATGGAGCTGTTTAAAGATAAGACTCCTAAAACTGCTGAGAACTTTCGAGCTCTGTGTACGGGGGAGAAAGGGATCGGGCAGTTAGGGAAGCCATTACATTACAAGGGGTCGGGTTTTCATCGAATCATTCCACAGTTCATGTGTCAGGGTGGAGATTTCACCAGAGGAAATGGGACTGGTGGAGAATCTATATATGGTACTAAATTTGCTGATGAGAACTTCAGTGTGATGCATACTATACCTGGCCTTCTTTCAATGGCAAATTCTGGACGAAACACCAATGGATCTCAATTCTTTATCACCACAGTAGCAACACCTTGGCTTGATGGTAAACACGTCGTGTTTGGGAAGGTTGTTGATGGCTATAATGTTGTCGAGGCAATGGAAAAGGTTGGTTCAGATAGTGGGAAAACATCATGCCCTGTCTTAATCGATGATTGTGGTGAGATAACTGAGAACTAA